From one Bacillus sp. FJAT-42376 genomic stretch:
- the rarD gene encoding EamA family transporter RarD, whose product MHEEAKYDKRGIILTAASYFLWGILPLYWKAADSVRSEEILAHRVFWSFIFMLLVLTAGKNWRKAGEALIEMKKRPVLIMSLVFSSLFISANWFVYIWAVNNHHILEASLGYYINPLISVLLGVFFLKEKLNKWQKFSFLLAFAGVLISSIHFGSFPWISMILALSFGFYGLTKKVTKLNAAVGLAFETLVVMPAAVLYLLQLMWKGESAFMAGEGFLTDFLLIGAGIVTAVPLLLFSSGAQKIPLYMTGILQYIAPTLTLIVGLVIFKESFTAVDFITFAFIWLALAVFTFSSAKDARNLRMKKAKSKSA is encoded by the coding sequence TTGCATGAAGAGGCGAAATATGACAAACGCGGAATTATCCTTACAGCCGCTTCATATTTTTTATGGGGAATTCTCCCTCTGTATTGGAAAGCAGCCGATTCAGTACGCTCAGAGGAAATCCTGGCGCACCGGGTTTTTTGGTCGTTTATTTTTATGCTTTTAGTCCTTACAGCCGGAAAAAACTGGAGGAAGGCAGGGGAGGCGCTGATTGAGATGAAAAAGCGTCCGGTATTGATCATGTCCCTTGTTTTTTCCTCTCTGTTCATCAGCGCGAACTGGTTTGTATACATATGGGCCGTCAATAACCATCATATTCTTGAAGCCAGCCTTGGATATTATATTAATCCGCTGATCAGTGTTCTCCTTGGCGTTTTTTTCCTGAAAGAGAAGCTGAATAAATGGCAAAAATTTTCTTTTTTGCTTGCGTTCGCCGGAGTGCTGATCTCAAGCATCCATTTTGGAAGCTTTCCGTGGATTTCGATGATTTTGGCCTTAAGTTTCGGGTTTTACGGCCTGACAAAAAAGGTGACGAAGTTAAATGCTGCTGTTGGACTTGCATTTGAGACCCTTGTTGTTATGCCGGCAGCTGTTCTTTATTTACTTCAGCTAATGTGGAAAGGGGAATCTGCTTTTATGGCAGGGGAGGGCTTCCTGACTGACTTCCTCTTAATTGGAGCAGGTATTGTCACCGCCGTTCCGCTGCTTCTTTTTTCAAGCGGGGCCCAGAAAATTCCGCTGTATATGACTGGAATCCTTCAGTATATCGCTCCGACTTTGACATTGATTGTGGGGCTCGTTATTTTTAAAGAGTCGTTTACAGCAGTCGATTTTATAACATTTGCTTTTATTTGGCTCGCTCTTGCTGTTTTTACTTTCTCCTCAGCAAAAGATGCCCGCAATTTGCGTATGAAAAAGGCAAAAAGTAAATCAGCTTAA
- a CDS encoding spore gernimation protein GerT: MFPWNKQYPFNQQKLPDFFKKMNPNQVENYVQQVMGQVFGQDQAAGFPYQFAENHEEKQKSVPSESWYEATDRLYFKIPIPAEQAKNVKIQHNSHQLTLVNFPETGEKKSFQMPFLVRRKGTKATYQNEELELSFLKNEDLNVTEIHIPEEEIRS, from the coding sequence ATGTTTCCGTGGAACAAGCAATATCCATTTAACCAGCAAAAACTCCCTGATTTTTTTAAAAAAATGAATCCAAATCAAGTGGAAAATTATGTTCAGCAAGTTATGGGCCAGGTTTTCGGCCAGGATCAGGCAGCCGGCTTCCCCTACCAGTTTGCAGAAAACCATGAGGAAAAGCAGAAAAGTGTCCCTTCAGAAAGCTGGTATGAAGCAACGGACCGGCTTTATTTTAAAATCCCTATTCCGGCGGAACAGGCTAAAAATGTTAAAATCCAGCATAATAGCCATCAGCTTACACTTGTGAACTTCCCTGAAACGGGAGAAAAAAAATCGTTCCAAATGCCGTTTCTTGTCCGGAGAAAAGGAACGAAGGCAACGTATCAAAATGAAGAACTGGAACTGTCTTTTCTGAAAAACGAAGATTTGAATGTGACAGAGATTCACATACCTGAAGAAGAAATCCGGAGCTGA
- a CDS encoding DUF2188 domain-containing protein, whose product MPWSSTDYPDSMKNLPEKTRKKAIEIANALLDDKYEEGRAIAIATSQAEKWADDGTGDTYLLHKKDDHWVLEKENSQRASFVYHTKADAIKKARELVHDQNASITVYKEDGSEEQSMN is encoded by the coding sequence ATGCCATGGAGCAGCACGGACTATCCGGATTCAATGAAAAACCTTCCTGAAAAAACAAGAAAAAAGGCCATTGAAATCGCCAATGCTCTGCTCGATGATAAGTACGAAGAGGGCAGAGCGATTGCCATCGCGACTTCTCAGGCTGAAAAGTGGGCGGATGATGGAACGGGCGATACCTATCTGCTCCACAAGAAGGATGACCATTGGGTTTTAGAGAAGGAAAATAGCCAGAGGGCGAGCTTTGTATATCACACAAAAGCAGATGCCATTAAAAAAGCGAGAGAACTGGTCCATGATCAAAACGCCTCAATTACCGTATACAAAGAAGATGGATCCGAAGAGCAAAGCATGAATTAA
- a CDS encoding glucose 1-dehydrogenase translates to MEAKTVIVTGASNGIGEGIARAYSKEGFNVVLADYDSEKGKKLETELLEQNDHVLFIKTDVRNPEDILGCIKETIRTFGGIDVLINNAGAVAFKDPFELTVEEWDNILSTNLRSVFLFSREAARHMKDHTGGSIVNIASTRSQMSEPDSEAYAASKGGIVALTHALAASFADYSITVNAISPGWIHTGNLDDLREVDHTQHLSGRVGEPSDIAGACLYLTHSSNSFVNGANLVIDGGMTRKMIYEH, encoded by the coding sequence ATGGAAGCGAAAACAGTCATTGTAACCGGCGCGTCAAATGGAATTGGAGAAGGAATTGCCAGGGCATACAGCAAAGAAGGATTCAACGTTGTCTTAGCTGATTATGACTCGGAAAAAGGGAAGAAACTCGAGACTGAATTGCTTGAGCAGAATGACCATGTTCTATTTATAAAAACGGATGTAAGAAATCCTGAAGACATTTTGGGCTGTATAAAAGAAACGATTCGAACTTTCGGGGGGATTGATGTCCTGATCAACAACGCAGGTGCCGTTGCTTTTAAAGATCCTTTTGAACTGACGGTCGAAGAATGGGACAATATTCTATCCACCAACCTTCGAAGTGTCTTTTTATTCTCACGGGAAGCAGCAAGACATATGAAGGATCATACAGGCGGATCGATTGTAAATATTGCCTCCACGAGATCTCAAATGTCAGAGCCTGACTCTGAAGCGTACGCAGCATCCAAAGGGGGAATCGTTGCGCTTACCCACGCTCTTGCGGCTTCTTTTGCAGACTATTCCATCACAGTAAATGCCATTTCTCCGGGATGGATCCACACCGGGAATCTGGATGATCTCCGTGAGGTGGACCATACGCAGCATCTATCGGGAAGAGTTGGCGAACCTTCTGATATTGCAGGAGCATGCCTTTATCTGACGCATTCTTCCAACAGCTTTGTGAATGGAGCCAACCTGGTGATTGATGGCGGTATGACACGCAAAATGATTTATGAACATTAA
- a CDS encoding helix-turn-helix domain-containing protein has translation MKFPTCPHIEFAFKLLGKRWNGMIIHVLMDGPKRFKDLSEIIPSISQKMLAERLKELEAAEMVERIVYPETPVKVIYKLTEKGMALKNVMKEVQIWGNRYC, from the coding sequence ATGAAATTTCCAACTTGTCCGCATATTGAATTTGCTTTTAAACTGCTTGGGAAACGCTGGAATGGGATGATCATCCATGTCCTGATGGACGGACCCAAAAGATTTAAGGATTTGTCGGAAATCATTCCTAGTATTAGCCAGAAGATGCTTGCTGAACGGTTAAAAGAATTGGAAGCGGCCGAAATGGTGGAGCGGATCGTTTATCCTGAAACTCCTGTAAAAGTGATTTATAAACTGACGGAAAAGGGTATGGCATTAAAGAATGTAATGAAAGAAGTACAAATCTGGGGCAATCGTTATTGCTAG
- a CDS encoding nitroreductase family protein, whose translation MSTTHSDDLLTLLGERTSIRHYDKSESISKEELTKILESAVQAPSAWNLQHWNFMVFHSDEAKERLLPIAYSQNQIVESSAVVAILGDLEANKNTDQVYNPLVDAGFMTKEIKETLAGQINGAYTNPVYARDAAYSNASLAAMQLMLTAKALGFDTCAIGGFNGEELVKEFKISDRYVPVMLISIGKAAKPAHKSDRISLDQLSVWL comes from the coding sequence ATGTCCACAACTCATTCAGACGATTTGCTTACTCTTTTGGGAGAGCGTACATCCATCCGTCACTATGACAAATCAGAGTCCATTTCAAAAGAAGAACTAACGAAAATATTGGAATCTGCTGTCCAAGCACCATCTGCCTGGAACCTTCAGCATTGGAACTTTATGGTTTTTCACAGTGATGAAGCGAAAGAAAGACTGCTGCCAATCGCTTACAGCCAAAATCAAATTGTTGAATCCTCAGCAGTTGTAGCTATCTTAGGCGACCTGGAAGCAAACAAAAACACGGATCAAGTTTATAATCCGCTTGTAGACGCCGGCTTCATGACGAAAGAAATCAAGGAAACGCTTGCGGGGCAAATCAATGGTGCTTATACAAACCCTGTATATGCCCGTGATGCCGCTTACAGCAATGCGTCATTAGCCGCTATGCAGCTGATGCTTACGGCAAAAGCATTAGGTTTCGACACCTGTGCAATCGGAGGCTTTAACGGAGAAGAATTGGTTAAAGAATTCAAAATTTCAGATAGATATGTGCCGGTTATGCTGATTTCCATCGGAAAAGCTGCAAAACCAGCTCATAAAAGCGACAGAATCAGCCTGGATCAATTATCCGTCTGGCTGTAA
- a CDS encoding GntP family permease has product MFSIILGLVLLMVLAYFGWSIIWIAPLISLIVAGISGMDLLPAYTETYMEGFVGFTKKWFPVFLLGAIFGKLMEETGMAQAVAYKITDFIGKKRAILGVLIGAAVLTYGGVSLFVVVFALYPLTVALFKAADLPRRLIPATLVLGAFTFTMTAIPGTPQIQNIIPTDYFKTTPLAGPITGIAAGLIMAVGGYLYLAWRGRKLQEKGEGYTEAKGGSEVKEVDPDSLPNPYLSIVPLLVVVVALNVIKLDILPSLLIGIIVIMLLSLKKVKLFISAINGGASGSVMAIINTSAAVGFGAVVTAVPSFSHITDMIMGLGGNPLISEAIAVELLASITGSASGGMGIALQALGEQYYQLSQTTGIAPEAFHRIAAVASGASILPHNGALLTLLTVTGLKHKESYLDVAVVGLIIPIIALIVSILLASAGIY; this is encoded by the coding sequence ATGTTCAGTATCATACTCGGTTTGGTTCTTCTGATGGTGCTAGCCTATTTCGGCTGGTCCATTATCTGGATCGCTCCGCTCATTTCCCTGATTGTCGCAGGGATTTCAGGAATGGATTTACTGCCTGCCTATACTGAAACGTATATGGAAGGTTTCGTCGGCTTCACTAAAAAATGGTTCCCCGTTTTCCTTTTGGGTGCCATATTCGGAAAGCTGATGGAAGAAACAGGGATGGCACAGGCTGTTGCTTATAAAATCACTGATTTTATCGGCAAAAAAAGAGCGATACTCGGTGTGCTCATCGGTGCAGCTGTTTTAACGTACGGCGGTGTCAGTCTTTTTGTCGTCGTATTTGCCCTTTATCCATTGACAGTCGCTCTGTTTAAAGCAGCCGATCTTCCAAGAAGGCTCATTCCCGCAACGCTTGTACTGGGTGCTTTCACCTTTACTATGACAGCCATTCCGGGAACACCGCAAATTCAAAATATTATTCCGACCGATTATTTTAAAACCACTCCGCTTGCAGGGCCCATTACAGGAATTGCAGCCGGATTAATCATGGCAGTCGGCGGGTATTTATATCTTGCATGGCGCGGCAGAAAGCTACAGGAAAAAGGCGAGGGCTATACAGAGGCTAAAGGCGGCAGCGAGGTTAAGGAAGTAGATCCGGACAGCCTGCCGAATCCTTATTTATCCATCGTTCCCCTTTTAGTTGTTGTTGTGGCGCTTAACGTTATAAAACTTGATATTCTGCCTTCCCTTTTGATCGGCATCATTGTCATTATGCTTTTAAGCCTGAAAAAGGTGAAGCTCTTTATCAGCGCTATAAACGGGGGTGCAAGCGGATCTGTTATGGCGATTATCAACACCAGCGCCGCAGTCGGTTTTGGTGCAGTCGTAACTGCTGTTCCGAGCTTCTCGCATATTACTGATATGATTATGGGACTCGGCGGCAATCCGCTCATTTCTGAAGCCATTGCAGTTGAGCTGCTTGCAAGCATTACCGGTTCTGCTTCCGGCGGAATGGGAATTGCCCTGCAGGCATTGGGAGAACAGTATTACCAGCTTTCCCAGACAACAGGTATTGCACCTGAAGCTTTTCACCGAATTGCAGCCGTTGCATCCGGCGCGTCCATCCTGCCCCACAACGGTGCGCTTTTGACGCTGCTGACCGTTACCGGCCTTAAGCATAAGGAATCCTATTTGGATGTAGCTGTCGTTGGGCTTATCATCCCGATCATTGCATTGATTGTATCCATTTTGCTTGCATCTGCAGGTATTTACTAA
- a CDS encoding 3-hydroxybutyrate dehydrogenase → MVENKVVFITGAAQGIGYEIGEKFAKEGAKVVLTDLNEEGVKKAAETLGQNGHQTLGLKCDVTNEEELKKAIDDTIAHFGTLDILINNAGMQHVSPIEEFSTQRYELLVKIMLTAPFMAIKHVFPHMKKQGFGRIINMSSINGLIGFAGKAAYNSAKHGVIGLTKVAALEGAEQGITVNALCPGYVDTPLVRGQMQDLAKTRNVPLEKVLEEVIYPLVPQKRLLSVEEIADYAIFLASDKARGVTGQAVVLDGGYTAQ, encoded by the coding sequence ATGGTAGAGAATAAAGTTGTTTTTATTACTGGAGCAGCACAAGGAATCGGTTATGAAATCGGGGAAAAATTTGCAAAAGAAGGCGCAAAAGTCGTTCTAACCGACCTTAACGAAGAAGGCGTTAAAAAGGCAGCAGAAACTCTGGGCCAAAACGGACATCAAACATTGGGGCTGAAATGCGATGTTACCAATGAAGAAGAGCTGAAAAAAGCGATCGACGATACGATTGCCCACTTCGGAACTCTCGATATTCTGATTAACAATGCAGGTATGCAGCATGTTTCACCAATTGAAGAATTTTCTACACAGCGTTACGAGCTTCTTGTTAAAATCATGCTTACTGCACCATTCATGGCGATCAAGCACGTGTTCCCTCATATGAAGAAACAAGGGTTTGGCCGGATCATTAACATGTCTTCCATTAACGGCTTAATCGGATTCGCTGGAAAAGCTGCTTATAACAGCGCCAAGCACGGTGTAATCGGTCTGACAAAAGTTGCGGCACTTGAAGGCGCAGAACAGGGCATCACTGTAAATGCACTTTGCCCTGGTTATGTGGATACACCGCTTGTACGCGGACAAATGCAGGATCTTGCGAAAACACGCAATGTACCTCTTGAAAAAGTTCTTGAAGAAGTTATTTATCCATTGGTTCCTCAGAAACGCCTGCTTTCTGTTGAAGAAATTGCGGATTACGCGATTTTCCTTGCAAGCGATAAAGCACGCGGTGTAACGGGCCAGGCAGTCGTACTGGATGGCGGTTATACAGCTCAATAA
- a CDS encoding pyruvate kinase, whose protein sequence is MEHIQVKRDRIYSMKSLQAYLRKRESERGEGTLASLEDGFFINKELSEQLILKRSRSLFKKSGHSVMVTMDKSMDESDIAGLLESGMDLARINCGHDGVQEWKEIIRRIRLASEMAEVQPCKIYMDLSGPKIRITSLPNQLPYIKVQADEMIQISLKEDLKEVGEKGGLFTTNMPKAFRNAKKGDRLLINDGKVQGTVVYKSDEVIAARLHHHLKKSFSIKVNDGINLPDSLSFLLLPAMSEKDIRESSFIFKHADIVGLSFVHTKKDLQFLKNLMLQKIGKILPIAAKIETEYAVKNLPSILSEGLKHEGFGIMAARGDLAVEGGFEKLGRLQDEIISLCHHSQTPLIYATEVLGTFAKTGLPSRPEVIDAHLSFSAACTMLNKGAYIQNAVRMLKRIGAEQKVKLTFISSDLLEE, encoded by the coding sequence ATGGAACATATTCAAGTAAAACGTGACCGGATTTACAGTATGAAGTCATTGCAGGCATATCTGAGAAAACGAGAGTCAGAGCGGGGAGAAGGGACACTCGCTTCACTTGAAGACGGTTTTTTTATAAATAAGGAATTAAGCGAACAGCTAATCTTAAAGAGAAGCCGGTCTCTTTTTAAAAAAAGCGGGCATTCGGTTATGGTGACGATGGATAAAAGCATGGACGAATCGGATATTGCCGGTCTTTTGGAAAGCGGAATGGATCTTGCAAGGATTAACTGCGGACATGACGGGGTTCAGGAATGGAAGGAAATCATCAGGCGGATCCGGCTTGCCTCTGAAATGGCGGAGGTTCAGCCCTGTAAAATTTATATGGATTTAAGCGGACCTAAGATCCGGATCACTTCATTGCCGAATCAATTGCCTTATATAAAGGTTCAGGCAGATGAAATGATTCAGATATCCTTGAAAGAGGATTTGAAAGAGGTTGGGGAAAAGGGCGGTCTCTTTACAACCAATATGCCAAAAGCTTTCCGGAACGCCAAAAAAGGCGACAGGCTGCTCATTAATGACGGAAAGGTGCAGGGAACTGTAGTTTATAAATCAGATGAAGTAATCGCAGCGAGACTTCATCATCATTTGAAAAAGAGCTTTTCCATTAAAGTGAATGATGGAATCAATCTTCCGGACTCTTTATCCTTTCTGCTGCTTCCGGCTATGTCCGAGAAAGATATCCGGGAAAGTTCCTTTATTTTTAAACATGCGGATATCGTAGGTCTTTCTTTTGTACATACAAAAAAAGATCTGCAATTTTTAAAAAATCTGATGCTGCAGAAGATAGGAAAAATCCTTCCGATTGCCGCTAAAATTGAAACAGAATACGCGGTTAAAAATCTCCCCTCTATTCTTTCAGAGGGACTGAAGCATGAGGGGTTCGGAATTATGGCGGCACGTGGAGACCTTGCGGTGGAAGGGGGCTTTGAAAAGCTCGGCAGACTGCAGGACGAGATCATAAGTCTCTGTCACCATTCGCAAACGCCTCTTATTTATGCAACAGAGGTTTTAGGCACGTTCGCCAAAACGGGGCTGCCTTCGAGACCCGAGGTCATTGATGCCCATTTGTCCTTTTCAGCTGCCTGCACCATGCTGAACAAAGGGGCATATATACAGAACGCCGTCCGCATGCTGAAAAGAATCGGAGCGGAACAAAAAGTGAAGCTGACCTTTATTTCGTCTGATTTGCTGGAAGAATAA
- the wrbA gene encoding NAD(P)H:quinone oxidoreductase — translation MSNVNVAVIYYSSTGTNYQLAKWAEEGAKSFGAEVKVLKVKELAPKEAIESNPAWKAHYEETAGVPEASLADLEWADAIIFSVPTRFGNVPSQMKQYLDMTGGLWFEGKLANKVVSAMASASNPHGGQEQTILSLYASMYHWGAIVAAPGYTDQSAFTSGGNPYGNSVTVGQDGKIQEDIQEAVKHQAKRTAMIAAAVKNGL, via the coding sequence ATGTCCAATGTAAACGTTGCGGTTATTTACTACAGTTCTACCGGTACAAATTATCAGCTGGCGAAATGGGCGGAGGAAGGGGCAAAATCCTTCGGAGCAGAAGTGAAAGTTCTAAAGGTAAAAGAACTGGCACCAAAGGAAGCCATCGAATCCAATCCTGCATGGAAAGCTCATTATGAAGAGACAGCCGGAGTACCGGAAGCATCGCTTGCGGATCTTGAATGGGCAGATGCGATTATCTTCAGCGTACCGACCCGTTTTGGGAATGTGCCGTCTCAAATGAAACAATATCTCGACATGACAGGCGGGCTTTGGTTTGAAGGGAAGCTTGCAAACAAAGTAGTCAGTGCAATGGCTTCCGCAAGCAACCCGCACGGCGGACAGGAGCAAACCATCCTTAGTCTTTATGCGAGCATGTATCATTGGGGAGCAATCGTTGCGGCACCGGGGTACACCGATCAATCGGCTTTCACTTCTGGCGGAAATCCATACGGAAACAGCGTTACGGTAGGTCAGGACGGCAAAATTCAGGAAGATATTCAAGAAGCAGTCAAACATCAGGCAAAGCGTACGGCAATGATTGCTGCCGCGGTGAAAAACGGTCTGTAA
- a CDS encoding S41 family peptidase — protein sequence MNKTMKLVFIIVLTAVISSGLTLTWMQPETVVREKVVGQNPEFSKLYDTYSKLEQKYYLKTDKQKMIDGAITGMVQSLGDPYSTYMSAEDSKGFNETISSSFEGIGAELQEIEGQVMIVSPIKGSPAEKAGLKPKDKIVKVNGKSVKGKTVNDTVALIRGKKGTSVKVGIERGGSQELEFSITRDEIPIETVYSSVTKEKIGKIQITTFSERTAADFSKAVKDLEAKQVKGIVIDLRQNPGGLMDEAIRMSEMFIPEGKNILQVENKDGSREAYRSENKNPVTIPSVVLVDEGTASAGEIMAAALNESADIPLIGEKTFGKGTIQTAESYKDGSSVKFTIAKWLTPGGTWVHKKGIEPSEKVSLPDYAGLPFIDPSKTLKSGDASKEVKTAQAFLNALGYKVPENGLFDPGMKEAVMKYQQDHDLKPTGVIEKDTSISMLTSLQDKIKKNDTQMNRAIQDLNK from the coding sequence ATGAATAAAACGATGAAGCTCGTCTTCATAATTGTATTGACAGCTGTGATCAGTTCAGGACTGACATTAACATGGATGCAGCCTGAAACAGTCGTCCGGGAAAAAGTGGTCGGGCAGAACCCTGAATTTTCAAAACTATATGATACATACAGCAAGCTTGAGCAAAAATATTATTTGAAAACGGATAAGCAAAAAATGATCGACGGGGCGATCACCGGCATGGTGCAGTCATTAGGTGATCCATACAGTACGTATATGAGTGCAGAGGATTCGAAAGGGTTCAACGAAACCATATCCTCCTCCTTTGAAGGAATCGGTGCTGAGCTGCAGGAAATTGAAGGACAAGTGATGATTGTTTCACCGATTAAAGGCTCTCCAGCCGAAAAAGCCGGATTAAAGCCCAAGGACAAAATTGTCAAGGTCAACGGCAAAAGTGTAAAAGGAAAAACGGTGAACGATACCGTTGCCCTGATCCGGGGGAAAAAAGGAACTTCCGTTAAAGTGGGCATTGAACGCGGTGGATCACAGGAACTTGAATTTTCGATAACGAGAGATGAAATTCCGATTGAAACCGTTTATTCAAGTGTGACGAAAGAAAAAATCGGGAAAATCCAAATCACCACGTTTTCCGAAAGAACAGCAGCTGATTTCAGCAAAGCTGTAAAAGACCTCGAAGCCAAGCAGGTTAAGGGAATCGTCATTGACCTCCGCCAAAATCCGGGCGGACTTATGGATGAGGCCATCAGAATGAGTGAAATGTTTATACCGGAAGGGAAAAACATCCTGCAGGTCGAAAATAAAGACGGTTCAAGAGAAGCTTACCGATCTGAAAACAAAAATCCTGTTACCATCCCTTCTGTCGTGCTGGTTGATGAAGGAACGGCGAGTGCCGGGGAAATTATGGCTGCTGCTCTGAATGAGTCGGCTGATATTCCGCTGATCGGGGAAAAGACATTTGGAAAAGGAACCATCCAAACCGCTGAAAGCTATAAAGACGGTTCATCGGTGAAGTTTACGATCGCTAAATGGCTGACTCCGGGTGGGACATGGGTGCATAAAAAAGGGATTGAGCCGAGCGAAAAAGTGTCTCTTCCTGATTATGCCGGACTTCCGTTTATAGATCCTTCCAAAACACTGAAATCAGGAGATGCTTCCAAAGAAGTCAAAACCGCCCAGGCTTTTTTAAATGCTTTAGGATATAAAGTTCCTGAGAATGGCCTTTTTGATCCTGGAATGAAAGAAGCGGTCATGAAGTATCAGCAAGATCATGATTTAAAGCCGACGGGTGTCATCGAAAAAGATACTTCCATTTCCATGCTGACGTCGCTGCAGGACAAAATTAAGAAGAATGATACGCAAATGAATCGGGCCATTCAGGATTTGAATAAATAA
- a CDS encoding class I SAM-dependent methyltransferase has translation MPDYLNMIASLGIAGAHPGGLQLTKQILSEMDLSYPSRILDAGCGTGQTLSYLSRLGYETAGVDADPRMVKKAMNRLSGESIPVKEGKLELLPFQSNEFNAIFCESILSFTRLTDSLNECMRVLKAGGTVAAIEVTLEKPADPEVYREITDFYGFQNLQDEEAWINEFKTAGFSKVRSLRAEDFSFVYDENEPDHEVFMDETVAPDVFQTLSKHQEMLQKFGQVLGYRVFLAKK, from the coding sequence GTGCCGGATTATTTAAATATGATTGCCTCTCTTGGCATTGCCGGAGCCCATCCCGGCGGGCTTCAGCTTACAAAACAAATTCTTTCCGAAATGGATCTGTCCTATCCTTCCCGGATCCTGGACGCCGGGTGCGGAACGGGTCAGACCTTGTCTTACCTTTCAAGGCTCGGATATGAGACTGCCGGGGTGGATGCTGACCCAAGGATGGTAAAAAAAGCGATGAACAGACTCTCCGGGGAATCCATTCCCGTGAAAGAAGGAAAACTTGAACTTCTGCCTTTTCAGTCAAACGAATTCAACGCGATTTTTTGTGAATCGATTTTATCCTTTACACGGCTGACTGATTCTTTAAATGAATGCATGCGGGTTCTTAAAGCCGGCGGAACAGTCGCAGCCATTGAGGTCACCCTTGAAAAGCCTGCTGATCCTGAAGTTTACCGGGAAATTACTGATTTTTACGGATTCCAAAACCTGCAGGATGAAGAAGCCTGGATAAATGAATTTAAAACGGCAGGGTTCAGTAAGGTTAGGAGCTTAAGAGCAGAGGATTTTTCTTTCGTTTATGATGAAAATGAGCCGGATCATGAAGTATTTATGGATGAAACGGTTGCTCCAGATGTCTTTCAAACGTTAAGCAAGCACCAGGAAATGCTGCAGAAGTTTGGACAGGTGCTTGGATATCGGGTGTTTTTAGCAAAAAAGTAA
- a CDS encoding mismatch-specific DNA-glycosylase, with protein MERPMDILDYGLSILFVGFNPSIQSGQTGHHYANPTNRFWKILFEAGLTERIYRPYEDHTLLAIGYGFTNIVHRPTRNAQEITKQEYAAGRMELKEKIQLFQPAIVCFVGKGVFLQYREIQKAPWGFQDASLVEGVREFAAPSSSGLVRMKTDEIASIYRLLNGGMQKRD; from the coding sequence ATGGAAAGACCAATGGATATACTGGATTATGGCTTAAGCATCTTATTTGTCGGGTTCAATCCAAGTATTCAATCCGGTCAAACCGGGCACCATTATGCAAATCCGACGAATCGCTTTTGGAAAATTCTTTTCGAAGCAGGTCTTACTGAAAGAATATACAGGCCCTATGAAGATCATACTCTCTTGGCAATAGGGTATGGGTTTACGAACATTGTCCATCGCCCAACTAGAAATGCACAGGAAATTACGAAACAGGAATATGCTGCAGGAAGAATGGAATTAAAGGAAAAAATTCAATTGTTCCAGCCCGCCATCGTCTGTTTTGTAGGGAAGGGTGTGTTTTTGCAATACAGGGAAATCCAAAAAGCTCCGTGGGGATTTCAGGATGCGTCGCTTGTGGAGGGAGTCAGGGAGTTTGCTGCCCCTTCATCAAGCGGACTTGTCAGAATGAAAACGGATGAAATAGCCTCCATCTACCGGTTATTGAATGGAGGCATGCAAAAAAGGGACTGA